In Streptomyces rapamycinicus NRRL 5491, the genomic stretch AGACCCGGGCCCCGGTGCGCAGCGCCTCGGCGCTGTCCGCGCGCATCCCCGGGCTGCCCAGCACCACCAGGTCGGAGACGCGGGCGCGGTCCATCGCGGAGGCGGCGAGACCGCACACCACCGAGCCGTAGCTGTGGCAGAAGACGGCGGGCGGGGCGTCGGCGGTGGCCGCGGTGGTCACGGCGAGCCCGGCCAGGAACCGGTCCAGACGGGGCGCGCCCGCCTCGGCCAGCCGACTGGTGGCGGCGTCCGGGCCCAGCCCGACCGGGGTGGTGTAGCCGACCCAGGCGATGACGGCGGTCGGGGTCGCGGGCGCGTCCTCGGCCATCTGGGCCCGCAGCGACCGGGCCATTCCGGCCGGGGCGCCGTACGGGTCGCCCGTGCGGTCGAAGTCGTCCAGGTCGATGTCCGAGCCGGGCACGATCACGGCCGTGCGGCGGGCCGCCGCCAAGTCCCCGTACACCTCCGCCACTTGGCCGCGCCCGCGCGGATCGAAGGCGAGGATCTGGCGGCCGGGCTCCAGCAGCGCCGCGTACCGCTCGGCGAGCGGGCTCTTCGGGTCGGCCTTGCGCTCCTTGTGCCAGGCGGCCCGGATCGCCCGGGCGTTGGCCGCGTACCGCAGGCTCAGCGGCGCCCCGTCCAGATTGCCCACCACCTCGGGGTGCCGGATGACCAGCGCCTTCCGCTGGACCTCGGTGAGCCGGTCGAAGAACCGCGCGATCCCGGCGGGCGAGACGGTGGCCGGATCGGGCAGCTCGCGCCCGGCCCCGCCCAGCGAATGGTCCGCCAGCCAGGCGGCGGTCCCCGGCGGCGGCCCGGTGATGGCCTGCTCCTCGTGGGCCACCGTCCAGCCGGCCGTCCCCGCCATGACGGTGATGGTGAGCGCCGCGGTGATCAGGCGTCGTGCGTAGTGCCTGGTGCGTAGCGTCTGGGACATGGCGGCGGCTTTCCCTCTTCCGGCAGTGGTTCCGTCGGCGGTTCCGTGAGCGGTTCCGTCAGTGGAACCGTCACTGATTCCGTCGGTGGAACCGTCAGTGGTTCCAATCGGTGGCGGAGGGAAAGGTAGAGAGGTGTCGGGTGGCGGTACGTCACCCCCCGGTGCCAAGTGGGGTGTAGTACCCCAGTAGGGGGTGGCCGCCCGGCCGGGGTCATTGGCCGGGCGTCACCAGGCCCGATTCATAGGCGAAGATCACCGCCTGGGCCCGGTCGCGCAGCCCCAGCTTGGCCAGCACCCGGCCGATGTGCGTCTTCACCGTCTGCTCCGCGAGCACCAGCGACTCGGCGATCTCCTGGTTGGACAGGCCGCGGGCGATCAGCTCGAGCACCTCGGTCTCACGCGGCGTCAGCCCGCTGCGCCGCAGGGCCGGGCCGTCGCGGCGCGGGGCAGGGCGCTGGCGGGCGAAGTCGGCGATCAGCCGGCGGGTGACGGACGGGGCGAGCAGCGCCTCGCCCGCCGCCACCACCCGGACCGCGGAGATCAGATCGGCCGGCGGGGCGTCCTTCAGCAGAAAGCCGCTGGCCCCGGCGCGCAGCGCCTCGTAGACGTAGTCGTCCACGTCGAAGGTGGTGAGCATCAGCACCTTGGGCCGGTGGGTGACCCCGCGCGGCGGGTCCAGCAGTTGCCGGGCCGCCTCGAGCCCGTCCATCTCGGGCATCCGCACGTCCATCAGCACCACATCGGGGTGGCTGCGGCGGCTGACCTCCACGCCCTCCCGGCCGTCCCGCGCCTCGCCGACGACGTCGATATCGCTCTGCGCGGCGAGCAGGGCGGCGAACCCCGCCCGCACCATCGCCTGGTCGTCGACGATGATCACCTTGATGGTCATGACGGGTCCGTCTCTTCGAGGTCTACCAGGGGGAGGCGGGCCGCGACGCGGAAGCCGCCGTCGGCCAGCGGGCCGGTGTCGAGCATGCCGCCGACGAGCCGTACCCGCTCGACCATGCCGACGAGGCCATGGCCGGTGCCGCTGGTCTCCAGGGGCTTGGTGGGCGCGCTGTGGGCCGGGCCGTTGACCACCAGCAGGGTCAGCGCCGAGCCGTCCTCGGCGGAGATGGCCACGCGGGTGGCGGCGCCCGGCGCGTGGCGCACCACATTGGCCAGCGCCTCCTGCACGATGCGGTACGCGGACAGCCCCACGGCCTGCGGCAGCGGTTCGAGCTCGGCCACGTCGTCCGCGATGGTCAGCGTGGTGGGTATCCCGGCCCGTACCGTCGCCTCGACCAGCTGCGGCACCTGTCGCAGCCCCGGCTGCGGCGCCCGCTCCCCGCGGGTCTCCTCGCTGCGCAACACGCCCAGCAGCCGCCGCATTTCGGCGAGCGACTCCCGGGCGGTGGCGGCGATGGTGGAGAACTCCCGCTCCGCCTCGGACGGCAGACCGCCGATCCGGTACGGGGCGCTGTCCGCCTGCACGGTGATCACCGACATGTGGTGGGCGACCACGTCGTGCAGCTCACGGGCGATCCGGGTGCGCTCCTCCAGCAGGGTGCGATGGGCCCGTTCGGCCTCGCTGATCGTCTCCTGCTCGGCCAGCCGCCGCTGGGCGTCCCCGCGCTCGCGCAGCGCCCCGGCGACGAGCAGCACCACGCCGCTGAGCACGAACAGCACCACATTGCTGCCGTTGCTCTTGTCCGGGAAGGCCATGCCGAGCGCCAGTCCCGCGGTGCCGGTGACCAGCCACACCGCCACCAGGGTGCGGCGGGGTTCGCGCAGCGCGAGGGCGAGCAGCAGGAAGAGATAGCCGATGATGGCGCCCGGCAGCCAGGGCCACACCCGGTTCTCCAGGTGGTCCGCGGTGCCGAGCACCACCAGGGCGCAGACCAGGTCGGCGAGGAAGACGATCCACCACGCCTGGAGGGGGCGGGTGACGGACAGCAGCAGCGGGCTGC encodes the following:
- a CDS encoding alpha/beta hydrolase; its protein translation is MSQTLRTRHYARRLITAALTITVMAGTAGWTVAHEEQAITGPPPGTAAWLADHSLGGAGRELPDPATVSPAGIARFFDRLTEVQRKALVIRHPEVVGNLDGAPLSLRYAANARAIRAAWHKERKADPKSPLAERYAALLEPGRQILAFDPRGRGQVAEVYGDLAAARRTAVIVPGSDIDLDDFDRTGDPYGAPAGMARSLRAQMAEDAPATPTAVIAWVGYTTPVGLGPDAATSRLAEAGAPRLDRFLAGLAVTTAATADAPPAVFCHSYGSVVCGLAASAMDRARVSDLVVLGSPGMRADSAEALRTGARVWAARDRTDWIRRVTGYDFLGLGHGDDPTDPSFGARVVSSESAHGHTGYFAPGTDSLRNFSRIALGDFDGVRCAEEDGGGPGTGPDCRQGLG
- a CDS encoding response regulator, with product MTIKVIIVDDQAMVRAGFAALLAAQSDIDVVGEARDGREGVEVSRRSHPDVVLMDVRMPEMDGLEAARQLLDPPRGVTHRPKVLMLTTFDVDDYVYEALRAGASGFLLKDAPPADLISAVRVVAAGEALLAPSVTRRLIADFARQRPAPRRDGPALRRSGLTPRETEVLELIARGLSNQEIAESLVLAEQTVKTHIGRVLAKLGLRDRAQAVIFAYESGLVTPGQ
- a CDS encoding sensor histidine kinase: MSGPSSAPAGEAAGASSTTASSTASSTASSTAHESLPKAARRQAGGLARALVTPSYPATPLFAQSPRNWLRRVPYGVAMILTTILVPTTAQMLSHDYGVGGGVATLLGIVQGSPLLLSVTRPLQAWWIVFLADLVCALVVLGTADHLENRVWPWLPGAIIGYLFLLLALALREPRRTLVAVWLVTGTAGLALGMAFPDKSNGSNVVLFVLSGVVLLVAGALRERGDAQRRLAEQETISEAERAHRTLLEERTRIARELHDVVAHHMSVITVQADSAPYRIGGLPSEAEREFSTIAATARESLAEMRRLLGVLRSEETRGERAPQPGLRQVPQLVEATVRAGIPTTLTIADDVAELEPLPQAVGLSAYRIVQEALANVVRHAPGAATRVAISAEDGSALTLLVVNGPAHSAPTKPLETSGTGHGLVGMVERVRLVGGMLDTGPLADGGFRVAARLPLVDLEETDPS